The Alkalibacter rhizosphaerae genomic sequence AAAAAAGCGGAGAAGAGCAGCTGCAGTTGCTGCTGGATTCAACAGCGGAAGGCATTTACGGCATGGATCTGGAAGGCCGATGTACTTTCATCAATCGCAGCGCTCTGGAATTTCTGGGTTATGAAGAGGAAGGGGCATTGCTGGGGACCAACATCCATGAGGCGATCCATTATCGTACCAGGCAAGGACACCTGATGCCCTTGGATGAATGTCGAATCCGCATCGCCGTAGAAGAAGGCCGGGGAGTCCACGTGACGGACGAAGTATTCTGGAGAAAGGACAATACATCTTTCGACGTGGAGTATTACTCGTATCCTCAGTATCGACACGGCGAACTGGTGGGAGCGGTCGTCACTTTTGTCGACAGCACACACCGCAGGAAGTTGGAAGAAAACCTGTATAAAGAAAAAGAACAGTTTCGCACCACCCTTCTGTCCGTTGGAGATGCGGTCATCTCTACAGACAATCACGGTCGCATTCAAGTCATGAACCCCATTGCGGAAGAACTGACTGGATGGACCCAGCAGGAAGCGCAAGGGAAACGATTTGAAGAGGTATTCCATATCATCAACGAATACACGAGAGAAATATGCGAGAACCCGGTGGAGAGGGTATTGGAGATCGGAGAGATCATCGAACTGGCCAATCATACCATTTTGATCGCCAAAGATGGAAAAGAGATCCCTATTGAGGACAGCGCAGCCCCCATTACGGATATAAAGGGCAGAACCACCGGCGTGGTCATCGTTTTCCGGGATTTTTCCGACAAACGGGAAAAAATTCGAGAGATCGAATATTTGAGTTTTCACGACCACTTGACAGGACTGTACAATCGGCGGTATATGGAAGATTCCATTCGACGACTGGACGCACAGCGGAATTTGCCCTTCACCGTCATGGCAGTAGACGTCAACGGCTTGAAACTGACCAACGATGCCTTTGGTCATCGGATGGGAGACCTACTGCTCCAGAAAGTGGGTGGGCTGCTCAAGGAGGTTTGCAGGGCGGACGACATCCTGGGAAGAATGGGTGGAGACGAGTTTGTCATACTCCTGCCGAGTACAACGGATGAACAGGCAAAAAGCATCAAACGAAGGATCATGGAAGCGTCCACTACCATCAAACTGGATTCGGTGATCGTCTCCCTGGCGGTTGGTCATGCAACGAAAGAAAACATGGAGCAAAGCATGGGATCGGTGATGACCCTGGCAGACAACAACATGTACAAGGACAAGCTCAAGTACGGAAAAACCATGAGAAGCCAAACCATCGAGGTGGTGTTGAAAAACATCAACTTGAAATACGATAAAGAGCAAGTCCATACAGAACGGGTTTCCCAGTATTGCGAAGCCATTGCAAGAAAAATGGATTTTTCGGAAAAGGAGATCCAGGACATCAAAACGGCAGGAGTGCTTCATGACATCGGAAAGATCATGGTGCCGCCGGAACTGTTGAACAAACCGGGCCCATTGACGGAAGAAGAGTTTGAAATCGTGAAAAGACACCCGGAGATCAGCTATCAGATCCTGAAATCCGTGGATGAATACGCTGTTTTAGCAGAAGACGTGTTATACCATCACGAACGGATGGACGGGCAAGGCTATCCGGAAGGTCTCAAGGGACAGGAAATTCCGAAAAACGCCAGGATCATTGCTGTGGCCGATGCTTATGAAGCCATGACTGCCAATCGATCCTATCATGTGCCAAAGACAAAGGAAGAGGCCATTGCCGAGTTGGTCCGATGCGCCGGCTCCCAATTTGATCCAACGATCGTAGATGTTTTTGTGAAAGACGTATTGTCATGATTCTTTTTTCGGCGGCGCTTTCGTAAAGAATGTCATGATGAAATAGCCTACTGCCAAAACGATGGTGATGGCTATTTTTTCTGTATGGCTTTCCACAGGACAGGCTCCCGGGGGAAGCCCTCTGCGAGATATGTAGATGCTGTATAAGGTAAAAAGCCCCATGATCAGACTTGCATAAAAGACGATGTTGGTCCATATCGGGTCGATTTTCTTCATTGGTATCCGGCACCTCCTTTGATATGGTATAGTGTAACATAGGACGTATCAGATGACTATAGGAGGATGAAAATGGATCACAATCGACATGTATTGTTTCTCCACGGGTTTGGTGGAGGCCCTCAGGAAGCGGGTCCCTTGCGTCAACTGTTGGAAAACGAAGGCTATCAGGTTTCCTGCCCTGTTCTTGCAGGCCATGAGGATATTCCGGATCACTTGGCCAGGGTCAAATATGACCAATGGATCGATTCTGCCAGGGTAGCATTGGAACAAACGGAGGTTCCTGCGGAAGAGGTTGTGGTCATCGGATTTTCCATGGGTGGACTGATCGCCACCAACCTGTCCGTTGACCGTCGATTCAAGGCCTTGATCACCATCAATACACCGGTGGATTTTTGGAATCTACCCCAAGTCGTCGAAAATTTGATGGAGGATGTAAAAAAACGTTCCGTAAGAAATACGAAGCGATATCTGGAGGCCAAGAAAAATTCCCCGGTCCATGCCATGCTGGAATTTCACCGCATGCTGCAAAAAACCAAAAAGCGTTTTGGTTCCATCCATTGTCCCCTGTTGGTGGTTCAAACCAAGGACGACGATACGGTGGGGCTGAAAAGTCCGGAATACATCTATCGAAAAGTTTCCAGCCGTCAAAAATCCATCGCCTATTTTTCCAAAGGGGCCACGGAGTCTTGACCAGTCCCCATGGAGGACCGGTCATGGAAAAAGTGGTGGAGTGGATCAAAAATACAGCGGATTAAAAGCGGATTAAAAACGGAGGAGGAATTTATATATGGTGACAGAAGCATTTAAGCGTTTGTTTTGGGGTTTTTTACTTGTTTTGTTGGATTTTCGGATCAGCGGTTGGGATATTCTTCCGGATGTGATCGGATACCTGTTCTTTGTATCCGCCCTGAAAGTGTTGGCAGAGCAAAGCGATTTTTTTCGCCGTTCCATCAATCTCAACATGGCCATGATCTTCCTGTCCATCGTGTATTTATATGAACAGCCCAACAACCAGGGTGGTGTCAGCTATGCCCAGCATCCCCTGGGCGGATTCGGAGCCTTTCTTGGATTTATCGGTTTTTTCGTTTCCCTGTTGTTGATCTACCGCATCTTCATGGGGATCAAGGAGATGTCGGAACAAAATGGATATGTTGATCTGGCCCAGGAGGCCCAAAAGCGCTGGAAGCAGTATCTGTTTCTGCAGTTTGCCGTTATTTTGGCCTTGTTGCTGATCCTTGTACCGCCCCTGGCCCTTCTTTATATCCTTGCCATTATCGTATTTAATGTTGTGTATGTATTTGTGGTGCTTGGGTTTTTGCGCCGTTGTCGGGAAGCTTTTGCTTCCCTGGATTGAAAGGAGTTCACATGTATCGCATTGAAGAGTTGCGGGTGAAGGAATTGATGGAAAAGATAGCCCAACCGGTTTTTCCGGGTCCGGCCAGCGGCAGTGCCGTTGCTGTAGGAGCAGCCATGGGAGCCTCTTTGTTGGAGATGTCCTGGAGGGCAACATTAAAGAAAGACCCCCAGACACCAAATGGAGATGCCAATCTGGAACGGATGAAGAGTGGAGGAGAAACGCTTCTGGAACTGGCCA encodes the following:
- a CDS encoding PAS domain S-box protein produces the protein MNTKPGVSAQSVEMDFDAMFHGHGSAMLLIDPDTGQILHANEAASKFYGYAVDELAIMNINDINTLSSAETAEEMEKALEEERNFFVFQHQVASGDIKTVEVYSYPFVYKGQRILYSIIHDITPRTMLEAENRRMEFAIIAGLALVLVLSLFYAFRWRKNHKDLLMKTKEIENFNELRKAFIDADDRLIYLKDENLRYLFVNTAMEHFYGIPEEDLIGKEDQEITSKEFADLRRKTDEIVLTEKRRHEQDVQWNDRIYKINKFPIQLMNDNTGVGAYVEDVTEERNHHTERERTLMRNAILVDVFTKSFSDTREQLKYVLDRAMELTGSRFGYIFQYDEEKEIFEMNTWSDDVMEACKTAEVQTIYELTKTGLWGEAVRQQRAIIDNDYQAPGLMKKGLPEGHVIMKNFMTVPIYFKGKIVATIGLANKETDYDALDVDQVTVLMNGVWNAVQQKSGEEQLQLLLDSTAEGIYGMDLEGRCTFINRSALEFLGYEEEGALLGTNIHEAIHYRTRQGHLMPLDECRIRIAVEEGRGVHVTDEVFWRKDNTSFDVEYYSYPQYRHGELVGAVVTFVDSTHRRKLEENLYKEKEQFRTTLLSVGDAVISTDNHGRIQVMNPIAEELTGWTQQEAQGKRFEEVFHIINEYTREICENPVERVLEIGEIIELANHTILIAKDGKEIPIEDSAAPITDIKGRTTGVVIVFRDFSDKREKIREIEYLSFHDHLTGLYNRRYMEDSIRRLDAQRNLPFTVMAVDVNGLKLTNDAFGHRMGDLLLQKVGGLLKEVCRADDILGRMGGDEFVILLPSTTDEQAKSIKRRIMEASTTIKLDSVIVSLAVGHATKENMEQSMGSVMTLADNNMYKDKLKYGKTMRSQTIEVVLKNINLKYDKEQVHTERVSQYCEAIARKMDFSEKEIQDIKTAGVLHDIGKIMVPPELLNKPGPLTEEEFEIVKRHPEISYQILKSVDEYAVLAEDVLYHHERMDGQGYPEGLKGQEIPKNARIIAVADAYEAMTANRSYHVPKTKEEAIAELVRCAGSQFDPTIVDVFVKDVLS
- a CDS encoding alpha/beta hydrolase → MDHNRHVLFLHGFGGGPQEAGPLRQLLENEGYQVSCPVLAGHEDIPDHLARVKYDQWIDSARVALEQTEVPAEEVVVIGFSMGGLIATNLSVDRRFKALITINTPVDFWNLPQVVENLMEDVKKRSVRNTKRYLEAKKNSPVHAMLEFHRMLQKTKKRFGSIHCPLLVVQTKDDDTVGLKSPEYIYRKVSSRQKSIAYFSKGATES